Proteins encoded in a region of the Xiphophorus couchianus chromosome 11, X_couchianus-1.0, whole genome shotgun sequence genome:
- the LOC114152749 gene encoding uncharacterized protein LOC114152749, giving the protein MAPESIALAVVSLALLISVCLNIIFCLRQRHISCKEPHNCCHPHSSEEETLSQIEGQYIGNVRHQEQQENPHNHHERQENPIYGNISTERRGSSEVFYETMSMQRNRDCLKPPDSDLNYASLDLKIAKNRKKNRHMQGQAQGRHKKHDPLADLLTSPLNAFLEVDMEMDAHLPSRDTSVMVSHSSIYLNSQQIAKEAEEMERERGIDMDKDNVGWDGLRESEEGRRRDWDEDQESEDRKDHYDDRNGNICIELLEVENTQSCSDQVPDSFSHDCD; this is encoded by the exons ATGGCACCAG AAAGCATAGCCCTGGCGGTGGTATCTCTGGCCTTGCTAATCTCTGTGTGTCTGAATATCATCTTCTGCTTAAGACAAAGACACATTTCATGTAAAG AACCACATAATTGCTGCCATCCACACAGTTCGGAAGAAGAAAC CCTATCACAAATCGAAGGGCAATATATTGGTAACGTCAGACATCAAGAGCAGCAGGAAAATCCCCACAATCATCATGAGCGACAGGAAAATCCAATCTATGGCAACATCAGCACAGAAAGACGTG gttcttcagaggttttctacGAGACGATGTCCATGCAGCGCAATAGAGATTGTCTTAAG CCTCCAGACTCTGACCTGAATTACGCCTCACTGGATCTGAAGATTGCAAAGAATCGCAAGAAAAACAGACACATGCAAGGCCAGGCACAAGGACGCCACAAGAAGCACGATCCGCTGGCAGACCTCCTGACGTCTCCCTTGAACGCCTTCTTAGAGGTGGACATGGAAATGGACGCTCACCTGCCATCCAGAGACACTAGTGTCATGGTCTCACACAGCAGCATCTATCTCAACAGTCAACAGATAGccaaggaggcagaggagatggaaagagagagaggcatCGACATGGACAAGGACAATGTGGGATGGGATGGCTTACGAGAGAGCGAGGAAGGACGGAGAAGAGATTGGGATGAAGATCAAGAAAGTGAGGACAGAAAAGATCATTATGATGATCGCAATGGGAATATATGTATAGAGCTTTTAGAGGTAGAAAATACTCAGAGCTGCTCAGATCAAGTACCTGACAGCTTTAGCCATGATTGTGACTAA
- the si:ch1073-15f19.2 gene encoding uncharacterized protein si:ch1073-15f19.2 codes for MSTNMAGCILGTAYSLLLLASFLQGAKNAELFFYETMEAEVGQNITLPCFVKDGADHMIVRIKWMKSEATNLVVYDLNYGPHQFWPNVTIQQKKNYANKLIGSYLHLPWVNKWNSGIYICEILTFRLGSFKNKTKLTVKDELKLLCNTDKLVEVHIGDNATVKCTVNSKAQYKWTKNNKFVSDNESLELWEVTEAHAGTYNLTVNTGDKSLHKDFIISVLTTTTILRTGPTESTQHPTNSLHTSAAISLTTTLSTDTQWTTQPYSSTVRVPASGHVTPPATLTSVSVPSSPDTQTITHLLLNSSMLNNDVTQLTPTQRTASDVTKNESRFNRQSTENIFSMSTTESGIAGSIESTGTTSTVPITSTKTETERRHILLVFIIVLLLLLILVVAILYRKQLIKKSMDLPPSFKPPPPPVKYTAARRSETQLYPISRCNSLSAPTRPIFV; via the exons ATGAGTACAAACATGGCTGGATGTATACTGGGGACAGCCTACTCTCTTCTGCTCCTTGCTTCTTTTCTCCAAG GAGCCAAGAATGCtgagctgtttttttatgaaacaatgGAAGCTGAGGTGGGTCAGAACATTACCTTACCTTGCTTCGTGAAAGATGGTGCTGATCACATGATTGTCAGAATTAAATGGATGAAAAGTGAAGCAACAAACCTTGTTGTGTATGACCTCAATTATGGACCTCACCAGTTTTGGCCTAACGTGACCatccaacagaagaaaaattatgCAAACAAGTTAATTGGTTCATATCTACACCTTCCTTGGGTGAACAAATGGAACAGTGGAATCTATATCTGTGAGATCTTGACATTTCGTTTAGGTTcttttaagaataaaacaaagttaacaGTGAAAG ATGAGCTCAAACTATTGTGCAATACTGATAAACTTGTTGAGGTTCACATTGGAGACAATGCTACAGTTAAATGCACAGTCAACTCCAAAGCACAGTACAAGTGGACCAAG AACAACAAGTTTGTGTCAGACAATGAATCCCTGGAGCTCTGGGAGGTGACAGAAGCCCATGCAGGAACTTACAACCTGACAGTCAACACAGGAGACAAAAGTCTGCATAAAGATTTTATTATCTCTGTGCTGACTACAACCACCATTTTAAGGACAG GTCCAACAGAGTCAACTCAGCATCCAACTAATTCACTGCACACCAGCGCTGCAATATCATTAACCACCACACTTTCAACAGACACACAATGGACCACTCAACCATACTCCAGCACTGTTAGAGTCCCTGCTTCAGGGCATGTAACCCCTCCGGCAACTTTAACATCTGTCAGTGTCCCATCATCTCCTGACACCCAAACCATCACCCATCTCCTACTCAACTCCAGCATGTTGAATAATGACGTGACACAGCTCACACCAACACAGAGAACGGCTAGTGATGTCACGAAGAATGAATCCAGATTTAACAGACAGTCCACAGAGAACATTTTCTCAATGAGCACCACGGAGTCCGGGATAGCAGGAAGCATAGAAAGTACTGGAACAACTTCAACTGTCCCTATTACAAGCACAAAGACAG AAACCGAACGGCGTCATATCCTGTTGGTGTTCATCATCGTTCTGTTGCTGCTATTGATTCTCGTGGTTGCAATTCTTTACAGGAAACAACTcataaaaaagag CATGGACCTACCACCCTCGTTCAAGCCTCCCCCACCTCCTGTTAAGTACACTGCTGCAAGACGAAGCGAGACGCAGCTTTACCCCATTTCAAGGTGCAACTCTTTATCAGCCCCTACGAGACCAATTTTTGtatga
- the timm10b gene encoding mitochondrial import inner membrane translocase subunit Tim10 B, with protein MDPDQQLRNLRDFLLVYNRMTEICFQRCTSNFNYRNLTMDEERCVDNCAGKLIRTNHRLMGTYVQLMPRMVQRRMEEMESKAAENAKAAEAAATPGTIGNGAEATPSIQTSISSPPPTQITSSVTEVAPEVHDSPLKPAALAIPANTVGTGIGLSASAPLTPRTDGVNVSELKETGLGFPQPAVSGIQNDFSSPKASP; from the exons ATGGATCCTGACCAGCAGCTGAGAAAC CTGCGGGATTTCCTTTTGGTTTACAACCGCATGACTGAAATCTGCTTCCAGCGCTGCACAAGCAACTTCAACTACAGGAACCTCACAATGGACGAG GAGCGCTGTGTGGACAACTGTGCTGGAAAGCTGATTCGCACAAACCACCGCTTGATGGGCACGTATGTGCAGCTGATGCCTCGGATGGTGCAGCGAAGGATGGAGGAGATGGAGAGCAAGGCTGCAGAGAATGCAAAGGCAGCCGAGGCTGCAGCTACACCTGGAACCATTGGGAATGGAGCCGAAGCCACACCATCAATTCAGACATCTATAAGTTCACCTCCACCTACTCAGATAACCTCATCAGTGACTGAAGTAGCACCAGAAGTCCATGACTCACCCTTAAAACCAGCAGCATTAGCAATTCCAGCTAATACAGTAGGCACAGGAATAGGTTTGTCAGCTAGCGCACCACTTACACCCAGGACTGATGGTGTAAATGTCTCAGAGCTTAAAGAAACTGGATTAGGATTTCCTCAGCCTGCTGTATCTGGAATCCAGAATGACTTTAGCAGCCCTAAAGCATCACCATGA